A single genomic interval of Terriglobus albidus harbors:
- a CDS encoding Gfo/Idh/MocA family protein codes for MAKKKLNVGLVGYGFMGKTHSNAFLQAPRFFDTPYEPVLKAVCARSAEKAKGFADTWGYESVETDWRKLIERKDIDVIDIASPNNTHAEIAIAAAEAGKWVLCEKPLARTAEEGKPMWDAVKKAGVPNMVWYNYRRVPAVVLLKQLLDEGRFGRIFHYRSQFLQDWTISEDLPQGGQALWRLDSAVSGSGVTGDLLAHNIDMAMWLNGQIVDVTAMTETFIKERMHNETGKKQPVTIDDAAAFLGHFENGSMALFESTRYARGHKALFTLEINGEKASARWDLHDLHRLEFFDHRDEGRLRGWKSIHITDGDHPYMKNWWVPGLQIGYEHTFIHQVADFLIAAGAGKSAEPTFEDGLKCDYVTDAVLKSAKSKQWESALPPKE; via the coding sequence ATGGCTAAGAAAAAACTGAACGTCGGCCTCGTGGGCTATGGCTTCATGGGGAAGACCCATTCGAACGCCTTCCTGCAGGCTCCGCGCTTCTTCGATACGCCGTATGAACCGGTATTGAAGGCTGTCTGTGCACGCAGCGCAGAGAAGGCCAAAGGCTTTGCCGACACCTGGGGCTACGAATCGGTTGAGACCGACTGGCGCAAACTGATCGAGCGCAAAGATATCGATGTGATCGATATCGCCAGCCCGAATAACACGCATGCTGAGATCGCTATTGCCGCCGCTGAGGCCGGCAAGTGGGTTCTGTGCGAGAAGCCTCTGGCTCGTACGGCTGAAGAGGGCAAGCCCATGTGGGACGCGGTCAAGAAGGCCGGTGTGCCCAACATGGTCTGGTACAACTACCGCCGCGTTCCCGCCGTCGTGCTGCTGAAGCAGTTGCTCGATGAGGGCCGCTTCGGTCGCATCTTCCACTATCGTTCGCAGTTTCTGCAGGACTGGACCATCTCGGAAGATCTGCCGCAGGGCGGACAGGCGCTGTGGCGTCTCGACTCTGCTGTCTCCGGCTCAGGCGTTACCGGCGACCTGCTGGCGCACAACATCGATATGGCGATGTGGCTGAACGGCCAGATCGTCGATGTGACGGCTATGACCGAGACCTTTATCAAGGAGCGCATGCACAATGAGACAGGCAAGAAGCAGCCAGTCACCATTGATGATGCTGCCGCCTTCCTCGGTCACTTCGAGAACGGATCGATGGCCCTGTTCGAATCAACGCGCTACGCTCGCGGTCACAAGGCGCTATTCACTCTGGAGATTAACGGTGAAAAGGCCTCGGCCCGCTGGGATCTGCACGACCTGCACCGCCTGGAGTTCTTCGATCATCGCGACGAGGGCCGCTTGCGCGGCTGGAAGAGCATCCACATCACGGACGGCGACCATCCGTACATGAAGAACTGGTGGGTTCCCGGTCTGCAGATCGGTTACGAGCACACCTTCATCCACCAGGTTGCGGATTTCCTGATCGCAGCAGGTGCGGGTAAGAGCGCGGAGCCAACCTTCGAGGATGGACTGAAGTGCGACTACGTCACCGATGCCGTGCTGAAGTCGGCCAAGTCGAAGCAGTGGGAGTCGGCGCTTCCGCCGAAAGAGTAA
- a CDS encoding 3-keto-disaccharide hydrolase — MYISNLRKTAGLFAAAVFFVSATVTSPAQKAAGKKLPPLGPVNRVPPEPRNWEDHTGWTSLFDGKTLTGWSGAPEVWSVADGTIVGSSSDAIPSGTTNLIYKVSQFANFRLRMEVKMEGNGANGGIQYRSHIVPVRDRILPANPTEEQKARMAKAAELNKKHAAWNMTGYQMDFNYDNRYTGQLYEQSSERGIMTYPGQVVAFEGHGAKPRVVAELGTGEQLKSYLKKDGWNEIEIIADGHTLTHIVNGHVFTQTVDTDPERMAASGYIALELEGPGTLRILHRNIYIKKLP, encoded by the coding sequence ATGTACATCAGCAATCTCAGAAAGACGGCAGGCCTGTTCGCGGCTGCCGTCTTCTTCGTCTCCGCGACTGTGACGTCGCCCGCGCAGAAGGCTGCCGGTAAGAAGCTTCCTCCTCTTGGACCCGTGAACCGGGTTCCTCCTGAGCCGCGCAACTGGGAAGACCACACCGGCTGGACGTCGCTCTTTGATGGCAAGACCCTGACCGGATGGAGTGGTGCTCCAGAGGTCTGGAGCGTCGCCGATGGAACCATCGTCGGCTCGTCCAGCGATGCTATCCCTTCTGGCACCACCAACCTGATCTACAAGGTCAGCCAGTTTGCCAACTTCCGCCTCCGCATGGAGGTGAAGATGGAGGGTAATGGCGCCAACGGAGGCATCCAGTACCGCAGTCATATTGTTCCCGTTCGCGACCGTATTCTTCCCGCCAATCCAACGGAGGAGCAGAAGGCCCGTATGGCCAAAGCGGCTGAGCTGAACAAGAAACATGCCGCCTGGAACATGACCGGCTATCAGATGGACTTCAACTATGACAACCGGTACACCGGCCAGCTATATGAACAGAGCTCGGAGCGCGGCATCATGACCTATCCCGGTCAGGTGGTTGCATTCGAGGGGCACGGAGCTAAGCCGCGCGTTGTGGCTGAGTTGGGTACCGGCGAACAGTTGAAGTCGTACTTGAAGAAAGACGGCTGGAACGAGATCGAGATCATCGCAGACGGCCACACCCTGACCCATATCGTGAACGGGCACGTCTTTACGCAGACCGTTGATACCGACCCGGAGCGGATGGCGGCTAGCGGCTACATCGCGCTCGAGCTCGAGGGACCTGGAACATTGCGAATTCTGC